A region of Liolophura sinensis isolate JHLJ2023 chromosome 8, CUHK_Ljap_v2, whole genome shotgun sequence DNA encodes the following proteins:
- the LOC135473507 gene encoding sorting nexin-25-like, whose product MKLSVIVGVGVAVGAVLFHFSLLRLAVITALYLTVCALGVWWGMSWTLVRGKTYCPPPAVKDVSAVNKLLKSLMESKANAIPDQRKVVISRSMDLAIQEVLDLIQRDFILSWYSELGKDEKNFTTLIQNETWLVIEELSKRLSNIDWVKFITQSVVSTLYTHFRDIRFAARRTKEVESQPKFILHPCMESEDSQTEFVRKICDVLLVILLPTRYSTLPSARHLLREILTLSVFQPTISLVCDPDYINQKLLDYLEYREKLSEDTRKTYTYAATYEDFMKMIEKCEDIEHLKQIRFNIITEIMQATTISNLKRAKGIDTGKATSPKGTAKGDLLKARNLKRYINQLTVAKSRCEKLIHSLGGPDYKYYTENADVEGVFPGQKVQSFSVIMETPAARESFLKYLRKDDSEPLLRFWIGVENLKAADKKTRHQLANDLYQRFIAGPTSTVKNDIKANLKAMEAFLLGNGGPDAFYLAQAQVYHILEEKFYASFIVSDIYHRYISTVEEDTWDSDTTSNKDELSADLHQGEGELSDDATAIVSQSFHAQQLLEQLSEKISNKMHALQALKSSQKADDKILKLREDMERELENLKLERRQLEFHIERTDVWCENVGQWRATIHTAEIVQEGDKVIPYFTLLVHLPGDAVPPTQNTRPASHGWVVSHSLSDFHNLHVKLMQIGSWLRKRELPTVNWFRSVDSAFLEKAKAAIQDFLVAVLKDDRMVQSEALYAFLTPTPEYLKQALPEKKSKFFLANLFKSTSTARDTEGDGYGDLMFAGDDSSKEDRSKDSIAEPLYGLIREVFELSGMFKWLRKSFIVFVEVTFGRSINRQLRETVDWILSESMLIYYMRLFRESMWPEGELVGPLPARTDEEKLQTRLQSKQKLLNSIPDAVKSLVGDTNARQGTIKMFEVLQDSRLNKHLVYILLQQFLEELCPELTQNQGETTQQADSVAAS is encoded by the exons ATGAAGTTGTCAGTGATTGTCGGAGTTGGGGTAGCTGTGGGGGCAGTGTTGTTTCACTTCTCCCTGCTGAGACTGGCTGTTATCACAGCACTCTACCTGACAGTATGTGCCCTGGGTGTGTGGTGGGGGATGTCATGGACCTTGGTCAGGGGCAAGACTTACTGCCCACCTCCTGCCGTTAAAGATGTAAGTGCGGTGAACAAGCTGCTCAAGAGTTTGATG GAGTCCAAGGCCAATGCCATTCCTGACCAGAGGAAGGTTGTGATTTCCAGAAGCATGGACCTGGCTATCCAGGAAGTCTTGGACCTGATCCAAAGAGACTTTATCCTCAGCTGGTATTCAGAGCTCGGCAAGGATGAAAAAAACTTCACTACTCTGATACA GAATGAAACATGGTTGGTGATAGAGGAATTAAGTAAGCGTCTGTCCAACATTGACTGGGTGAAGTTCATCACTCAGTCTGTCGTCTCTACTCTGTACACTCACTTCAGAGATATCAGATTTGCTGCCAGACG AACGAAAGAAGTAGAAAGTCAGCCCAAGTTCATTCTCCATCCCTGTATGGAGAGTGAAGACAGCCAGACAGAGTTTGTGAGAAAGATCTGTGATGTTCTGTTGGTGATTCTTCTGCCCACTCGCTACTCTACCCTACCTAGTGCCAGACATCTTCTGCGTGAAATCCTCACATTGTCAG TGTTTCAGCCAACCATATCTTTGGTTTGTGACCCAGACTACATAAACCAGAAGCTCTTGGATTATCTGGAATACAGGGAGAAGTTATCTGAGGACACACGAAAGACTTATACCTATGCTGCTACATACGAGGACTTCATGAAAATGATAGAGAAATGTGAAGACATAGAGCATCTCAAGCAAATCAG ATTTAACATTATCACAGAAATCATGCAAGCCACAACAATCAGCAACCTGAAAAGAGCTAAAGGAATAGATACAG GTAAGGCTACCTCTCCGAAGGGTACAGCTAAAGGTGATCTTCTAAAAGCCAGGAATCTGAAGCGGTACATCAATCAG CTGACTGTGGCAAAGAGTCGCTGTGAGAAGCTGATCCACTCTCTGGGGGGTCCAGATTACAAGTACTACACAGAGAATGCTGATGTGGAGGGGGTCTTCCCTGGCCAGAAG GTCCAGTCTTTCTCAGTTATAATGGAGACACCAGCAGCCAGAGAGAGCTTTCTCAAGTACCTGAGGAAAGATGACAGTGAACCACTTTTAAG ATTTTGGATTGGAGTGGAGAACCTCAAGGCTGCAGATAAG AAAACTCGCCACCAGCTTGCCAATGATCTTTACCAGAGGTTCATAGCTGGTCCGACCAGCACTGTGAAGAATGACATCAAAGCTAACCTGAAGGCCATGGAGGCTTTCCTGCTGGGCAATGGG GGTCCTGATGCGTTTTACCTGGCCCAAGCTCAGGTATACCATATTCTTGAGGAGAAGTTTTACGCATCATTTATTGTGAGTGACATCTACCACCGTTACATCTCCACTGTGGAGGAGGACACCTGGGATTCTGACACCACCTCAAATAAAG ATGAGCTGAGTGCTGACTTACACCAAGGAGAAGGAGAGCTGTCTGACGATGCGACGGCCATTGTCTCTCAGTCGTTCCATGCCCAGCAGCTGTTAGAACAGCTCAGCGAGAAAATCTCTAACAAGATGCATGCTCTCCAGGCCCTCAAGTCCTCACAGAAGGCCGATGACAAG ATTTTGAAACTACGAGAAGACATGGAAAGAGAGTTGGAGAACTTGAAGCTGGAGAGACGTCAGTTAGAGTTTCATATAGAGAGAACTGATGTGTGGTGTGAGAACGTGGGACAGTGGAGGGCTACTATACACACAGCAGAG ATTGTTCAGGAGGGTGATAAGGTGATCCCTTATTTCACTCTCCTGGTACACTTGCCAGGAGACGCTGTACCACCAACACAGAACACACGACCTGCCAGTCATGGATGGGTAGTCTCCCATAGCCTCAGCGACTTCCACAACTTACATGTCAAACTCATGCAG ATTGGCAGTTGGTTAAGGAAGCGAGAACTGCCCACTGTGAACTGGTTCAGGTCTGTGGACTCGGCTTTCCTGGAGAAAGCTAAGGCAGCAATACAGGACTTCCTGGTG GCTGTACTGAAGGATGACAGAATGGTACAGAGTGAGGCATTGTATGCCTTCCTCACCCCTACCCCAGAGTACTTAAAACAAGCTCTACCTGAGAAAAAAAGCAAGTTCTTCCTGGCCAACCTCTTCAAAAG CACATCTACGGCACGGGACACTGAAGGTGATGGTTATGGGGATTTAATGTTTGCTGGAGAtgacag TTCAAAAGAAGACCGCTCCAAGGATTCCATAGCAGAACCATTATACGGGCTGATCAGGGAGGTGTTTGAACTGAGCGGCATGTTCAAGTGGCTGAGGAAAAGCTTCATTGTCTTTGTGGAGGTAACATTTGGACGATCCATTAACAG ACAGCTAAGGGAGACTGTGGACTGGATTCTGTCTGAGTCCATGCTCATCTATTACATGCGCTTGTTCCGGGAGTCTATGTGGCCAGAGGGAGAGTTAGTGGGCCCCTTACCTGCCCGGACTGATGAGGAGAAGCTACAGACACGCCTACAGTCCAAACAGAAACTACTCAACAGTATTCCAG ATGCCGTGAAAAGTTTGGTAGGCGACACAAATGCCAGACAAGGGACCATCAAGATGTTTGAAGTTTTACAGGACTCCAGGCTAAACAAGCATCTAGTCTAT ATATTACTGCAGCAGTTCTTGGAGGAGCTGTGTCCGGAGTTGACTCAAAaccaaggggagacaactcagcAGGCAGACAGTGTAGCTGCCTCATGA